Proteins encoded by one window of Arachis ipaensis cultivar K30076 chromosome B04, Araip1.1, whole genome shotgun sequence:
- the LOC107636558 gene encoding leucine-rich repeat extensin-like protein 3: protein MASPKPPHPHLQPLFSHPPTTTTPGRPDLTAAPPSRPPTLPPSSSPPSPSSLPLLPLPPPSTTTKPHCRRPITEPPPPRHHQPPQHNQQPLLSPLNPYPPKPVPPWTIAVLPPIAAASPTPPPHSHHLSVPYIYSSAY from the coding sequence atgGCGTCACCCAAACCCCCCCACCCCCATCTGCAACCTCTCTTCTCTCAtcccccaaccaccaccactcctGGCCGCCCAGACCTAACCGCCGCGCCGCCATCCCGACCGCCGACGCTccccccttcttcttctcctccctccccttcttcccttccccttctCCCCCTTCCTCCTCCCTCCACAACCACCAAACCCCACTGCCGCCGCCCCATCACCGAGCCGCCACCACCGCGCCACCACCAGCCACCACAACACAACCAGCAACCCCTTCTCTCCCCccttaacccttatccacccaaaCCTGTCCCACCATGGACCATCGCCGTGCTGCCACCCATCGCCGCCgcgtcaccaacaccaccaccacattCCCACCATCTCTCTGTTCCATACATTTATTCCTCTGCATATTAG